ATAAGGAGGTTTGTTCTTTTATTATTCAATTTTCTACAATTTCCACTACTGCAGGACGGTAATTCTGGTTTTTCCATTTTTCTTCTCTTAAACGAATCCACAAATAAGTAATTCCCATAAACAAAAATGCACCAATGATTCCTGCAGGTTCTTGAACTGAAACATATCCTAATTTGTTTGAACCGAAATATCCTGCAAAGAAACCTAAAAATAATGCGATTAATGGCAGCCCGTACATAATAAGAGTTGCCTTTAGAAAGTCCGAATAGGCTAAATCTATACCTACCCGATCTCCTACTTTAGCATTGCAGAGGTTATCGGCTTCTAAAATCATTTCTTCTGACTTATGTCCATGACTGCAAGCTCCGCATTTTTGACAAGCCTCGTTTCTCACCAGGCTCACTATGGCATACTTATCCTTAATCGCAATAACCTTTCCGATTTCTTTTCCTCTTTCACTCATCTCATCACCTCCAGAGAATCCCATTCTAGTGCCTCATTTAATTAAGTCCTTGATTACTTCTCCTGCAATAATGAGTCCCGCAACAGAAGGTACAAAAGAAATACTTCCAGGTATTTGACGTTTTTCAAGACAAGTTCTATCTTTCTTCGTACAAATACATCCTTCTCTACAGGTAGTTACTTCTTCTTCTCTTGGCTTAATAGGAGGTTCTTTAGAATAAACCACCTTTAAGGAATCTACATTACGTTTCTTGAGCTCTTTTCTCATGACCTTGGCCAAGGGACAAATCGAAGTATTATAAATGTCATCTACTTCAAATTTCGTAGGATCTAATTTATTGCCTGCTCCTAAGCAGCTAATAATAGGAATATTTCTTTTCTTCGCTTGAAGGACCAGTTCTATTTTTCCCGTTACCGTATCAATAGCATCTACAATATAATCGCAGTCGTCTTCAATGATTTCATCTGAGGTTTCTGGAAGGAAAAAGGTCTGATGAGTGATTACTTCTGCTTTAGGATTAATCTCTAAAATCCGCTGTTTCATAACTTCAACCTTAGGTTTTCCTACGGTTTTTCTCGTTGCATGAAGCTGTCGGTTGATATTGGTTAAGCATACTGAATCATCATCTATGAGGATAAATTTACCGACGCCTGAACGTACCAAACCTTCCACTACAAAGCTTCCTACTCCGCCTATACCGAATATAGCTACTTTGCTTTGATAAAGTTTTTCCATTGCTTCTTTACCCAATAGAAGTTCTGTTCTAGAAAATGAATGCAGCATAAAGTCTCTCCTTTAAAACGTCTCTTCTTTAAGTATTCATTTTACTATTTCCGAGTATTTATGTCAAATATAATATTCTCCAAACTATACCGTTTTTAGCGGAGAAACTTCATCTTCTACTGGGTTTTACGGCCTTTTAAAAATAGAAGAAATCCAATGACGATAAAAGCAATAGGAATTATTCTGGGTGCAAAACGAATGATAACTCCAACAGAAAATCCCATAAAGAACATAAAGCCAAATGCCAGAAGGATTCCTCCGGGAATTAAAGGCCATTTGCCTATTCTAGGATAGCCAAGGATATACATTGTAATAAATGCTGCCCCGATACTTCCAAAGAATATCGAAGGAACCATCATTCCTCCTGCTAATCCGCTGACGACTAAACCTACAAATGTGCCAAACCAAATTAAAATACACCCGGGGATTAAAAATCCTATCATTCGTTTTGAAAAATATAAGATCATAAAAATTGAGCCGGGGATTATAAATACCATAGGGGCGATAATGGTCCCTGCATTAATATAAACTCTTGGGAAAACTCCAAGAATGCCTAGAAACCCTATGGTCATACCTGTAACCAACGCCCAAGTCTTCTTCTTCGTATAATAGAGTAACAAAAGTGCAGTAGCTACAAATAAGACAGGTAAATTTCTCATCTTAATAAATGGGAGATCCACCCATTGCCCCAGTAAAGAGTATAATCCCACTACTACCAAAATAACGCCTATTAATGCTTGATTTCTTTTATCGTTCATAACTGAACCTCCCTGTGTCACATCTTTGTGCAAACCAATTGGTTTGTTTGATTTATCTATATATACTCTATTTTACACAAAAAGTCTGTTTATACTATAGATAAATTATCAGGGTAGATTCCTTCTTCTTGCATTTTGGTGATGGCTTCTACGATTTTATCTTTATCCTCTCGGTAAGTTACCCCATACCATCTGTCTTTAGATTCAAGAACCTTTACCAGAGCTTTTTTGCTTTTTATAAGATTATTCACAACCTCCGGTATATAAAATTCTGCCTTTTCAGGATTGTTTTTTAAGGCTTCATCTAAAAAAGCCGGGAAGGCAGCCTTTAGTTCTTCCATTATACTGGGCGTAAATCCCCATAAATTCATAGATACGATGCTTTTATCAGGAAGGGTAACCCAATGGGATCCATCCTCCGTATACTGAATGAGTCCATCTCTTTTTTCAATTCGGGTACGCTCATGAATCGTCTTCAAATAACCGTTTTCGTCGGTAGTACATACGCCTCTTGCCACATGTCCATGATCTGTAAGAGTATTTTCTAATATATAGCCCACCATAGCATAACGGTAATAGTCATCATCTTCCGTATTTATGAGAAAATCATAAATCAGCTTAAATGCATTTTTGCCGTAATAGTCGTCTGCATTAATAACGGCAAAAGGACCGTCTATGAGGTCTCGACATGCGAGAATTGCATGACCGGTCCCCCAGGGTTTGGCTCTGCCTTCTGGTACTTTATACCCTTCAGGAAGATCGTCTATTTCCTGATAAGCATAGACCAACTCTACATTCTTAGATATTCTGTCTCCTATAATCTGCTTAAAATCGCTTTCCATTTCTTTTTTTATAACACAGATGACCTTCTTAAAACCTGCTTTTCTTGCATCAAAAATTGAAAAATCCATTATGATTTCCCCGTTCTTTCCAACGGGTTCTATCTGCTTAAGACCTCCAAACCTGCTGCCCATGCCGGCGGCCATTACAACTAATGCTGGTTCTTTCATAGAAATCTCCTCTGTTTATAATAATTTAAATTGATACTCAATTACTCTTCGTAGCCATTAGGATTTTGAAGCTGCCAACGCCAGCTGTCCTCACACATTTTTTCTAAACCGAACTTAGCTTCCCAGTTTAACTCATTTTTAGCTTTAGCAGGATCGGCATAACATTGGGCTATATCCCCTGGTCGGCGTGCAACGATTTCAAAGGGGATATTTCTGCCAGACACTTTTTCAAAGGCATGTATCATTTCCAATACAGAATATCCTGTACCTGTTCCCAGATTGTATACAACTAAGCCACAGTTTTGTTTTAATTTATTAAGGGCTGCTACATGTCCATCCGCTAAATCCAGGACATGGATGTAATCCCGGACTCCCGTGCCGTCCTTGGTCTCATAGTCTCCACCAAATACTTGCAGCTTCTTTAGTTTACCCACTGCGACCTGGGTAATATACGGTACAAGATTATTTGGAATGCCCTTTGGGTCTTCTCCAATCAAACCGCTTTCATGGGCTCCAATGGGATTAAAATATCTAAGGATCGCAATGTTCATGTCCGGAGCGGCATGATGTACATCCCTTAATATCTGCTCAATCATAAGCTTTGTCTGCCCATAGGGATTCGTAGCAGAAAGGGGAAAATCCTCCCTGATAGGAACTGACTTTGGCAATCCATACACAGTTGCAGAAGAGCTGAATACAAAGTTCTTAACGCCGTACTTTTGCATCGTCTCTAATACAACAATGGCAGACTGTATGTTATTATCATAGTATCTAAGGGGAATTGCTACCGATTCACCTACCGCTTTATAAGCTGCAAAGTGAATCACGGCATCTATTTGCTCATTTTGAAAAATCTCCTCTACTTCAGCTCGATTGCACATATCGGCATGATAAAATTTTAATTTTCTTCCTACGATTTTTTCAACCCGCTTGATGGCTTCTGTTTTACTATTATAAAGGTTATCAGCTATTACAATATCAAACCCGTTTTCAATCAAGCGAATACACGTATGACTTCCTATATATCCTGCTCCTCCGGTTACTAATACTCTCATGACGCCCGTCTCCTTATAATATTCCGTTTTTCTTAAAGTACTCCTTAAGCTCATCGCTGCCGCAAAATTGGTGGGCAACTATTCCTGCTTCCTGTGCTCCTTTTACGTTCTCTGCCAAGTCGTCGATAAATACACACTCACTGCCTATTAAATCAAATCTTTCCAGGAATCTCTCAAAGATTTCTTTTTGAGGTTTTAATAAACGCTCCTTGGCAGAAATAAAAAAGCCATCAAAAAGTTTAAACATCTCTACCTGGGGCTGATACTGATAAAACCTCAAACTCGTATTAGAAAGAAGATAGAGCTTGTAACCTTTTTCCTTTAGTAATGCTACCAACTCCGGCATGCCTTCTATCGGAGTTAAATCTGTATGCCAGTTGTCCATGGTTTTTTGTACATATTCAGCATATTGCGGAATTCTGGCTTGTACCCTTTTTACCGCTTCCTCCTCAGTAATGGCTCCTGCATCCAGCATAATCCATTCTTCACTAAATAAAAATTCTTTTAATAACGCTTCTCCGATAGCCTCATCGGTTGTGATAGTTTTTACATATTCTTTAGGCCTATACGATAACAGTACATTTCCCATGTCAAACACAATATTCTTAATCATTTATTCATCCTCCGTCCTAATGATGCCTATTATTAGTTCAATTTATTTCTAAATTCTTTAGGAGATATGCCTACAAGTTTTTTGAAAATAACACTAAAATATCTTTGATCCTTATAACCTACCATATTTGCAATTTCATGAATCTTTACATCGGATTCCTGCAAAAGCTTACAAGCTTTCTTGACACGATAGTAAGTGAGATAATCTAAAAAAGTTTGTCCTACATTGGCCTTGAACACTCGGCTCAGATAACTTTCGCTGATAAAAAGGCTGTCTGCAGCCGACTTCAGACTGATATCCTTCTGATAATTTTCTTTGATGTATTTGATTGCTTTTGCAGTATAATCATTGTCATCTTCATGCTCCGGAATGATGTACTCTTTAAAAAGCATCACCCGGCTGTCCGTTAAATCATCCATCTTGTTTTGGATTTTATCAAGAGTTTTTTTATTCTGAACTTCCTGACACGTATGGCTTAAGGCATTATATAAATCTTCATCATCTATTGGTTTCACCAGAAAATCTCTTACACCCAGTTTTAATGCCTGCCTTGCATACTCAAATTCACTATATCCGGAAATGATAATAAATTCCGATTTACATCCTTCTGCTTTTAAAGCTTCTATCATTTTAATGCCGTCTAAACCGGGCATACGAACATCCGTAATAACGATATCAGGATTCATATTCCTGATTACTTCAATGCCCTCCATGCCATTAGACGCCTCTCCTACGACTTCACAGTTAAATCGATGCCAGTCCGTTGTAAGTATAAGTCCTTTTTTGACCAGCATTTCATCTTCTACGACTACTACTTTTATCATGATGCAGTGCCTCCTCTTTCTCCTTCGTTCACTTGTTTAAAAGGCATTGTAATCCGTGTAGTAGTTCCTACATTTTCCTTGCTTTTGATATCAAGGCCGTATTCCTGACCATAATAAAGCTTGATACGTTTATCAACATTTTTAAT
The genomic region above belongs to Defluviitalea saccharophila and contains:
- a CDS encoding SoxR reducing system RseC family protein; its protein translation is MSERGKEIGKVIAIKDKYAIVSLVRNEACQKCGACSHGHKSEEMILEADNLCNAKVGDRVGIDLAYSDFLKATLIMYGLPLIALFLGFFAGYFGSNKLGYVSVQEPAGIIGAFLFMGITYLWIRLREEKWKNQNYRPAVVEIVEN
- a CDS encoding nucleotidyltransferase family protein, which codes for MKEPALVVMAAGMGSRFGGLKQIEPVGKNGEIIMDFSIFDARKAGFKKVICVIKKEMESDFKQIIGDRISKNVELVYAYQEIDDLPEGYKVPEGRAKPWGTGHAILACRDLIDGPFAVINADDYYGKNAFKLIYDFLINTEDDDYYRYAMVGYILENTLTDHGHVARGVCTTDENGYLKTIHERTRIEKRDGLIQYTEDGSHWVTLPDKSIVSMNLWGFTPSIMEELKAAFPAFLDEALKNNPEKAEFYIPEVVNNLIKSKKALVKVLESKDRWYGVTYREDKDKIVEAITKMQEEGIYPDNLSIV
- a CDS encoding response regulator transcription factor, whose product is MIKVVVVEDEMLVKKGLILTTDWHRFNCEVVGEASNGMEGIEVIRNMNPDIVITDVRMPGLDGIKMIEALKAEGCKSEFIIISGYSEFEYARQALKLGVRDFLVKPIDDEDLYNALSHTCQEVQNKKTLDKIQNKMDDLTDSRVMLFKEYIIPEHEDDNDYTAKAIKYIKENYQKDISLKSAADSLFISESYLSRVFKANVGQTFLDYLTYYRVKKACKLLQESDVKIHEIANMVGYKDQRYFSVIFKKLVGISPKEFRNKLN
- a CDS encoding HAD family phosphatase → MIKNIVFDMGNVLLSYRPKEYVKTITTDEAIGEALLKEFLFSEEWIMLDAGAITEEEAVKRVQARIPQYAEYVQKTMDNWHTDLTPIEGMPELVALLKEKGYKLYLLSNTSLRFYQYQPQVEMFKLFDGFFISAKERLLKPQKEIFERFLERFDLIGSECVFIDDLAENVKGAQEAGIVAHQFCGSDELKEYFKKNGIL
- a CDS encoding tRNA threonylcarbamoyladenosine dehydratase, with protein sequence MLHSFSRTELLLGKEAMEKLYQSKVAIFGIGGVGSFVVEGLVRSGVGKFILIDDDSVCLTNINRQLHATRKTVGKPKVEVMKQRILEINPKAEVITHQTFFLPETSDEIIEDDCDYIVDAIDTVTGKIELVLQAKKRNIPIISCLGAGNKLDPTKFEVDDIYNTSICPLAKVMRKELKKRNVDSLKVVYSKEPPIKPREEEVTTCREGCICTKKDRTCLEKRQIPGSISFVPSVAGLIIAGEVIKDLIK
- the galE gene encoding UDP-glucose 4-epimerase GalE; this translates as MRVLVTGGAGYIGSHTCIRLIENGFDIVIADNLYNSKTEAIKRVEKIVGRKLKFYHADMCNRAEVEEIFQNEQIDAVIHFAAYKAVGESVAIPLRYYDNNIQSAIVVLETMQKYGVKNFVFSSSATVYGLPKSVPIREDFPLSATNPYGQTKLMIEQILRDVHHAAPDMNIAILRYFNPIGAHESGLIGEDPKGIPNNLVPYITQVAVGKLKKLQVFGGDYETKDGTGVRDYIHVLDLADGHVAALNKLKQNCGLVVYNLGTGTGYSVLEMIHAFEKVSGRNIPFEIVARRPGDIAQCYADPAKAKNELNWEAKFGLEKMCEDSWRWQLQNPNGYEE